A genome region from Synergistaceae bacterium includes the following:
- the murB gene encoding UDP-N-acetylmuramate dehydrogenase, whose protein sequence is MLLTSLQNINENKPLRDLCTLGVGGNAKYFAAPESVSEFVKILLASKNENLPVYVIGGGSNLIFPDSMIDGLVIATGNLSAINWSENFIEIQSGYKLPLLVKNFRDKNLGGLEFAAGIPGTLGGAIYGNAGTSGHGICELVESVLTLDSTGNLKIFSADDFSFEYRKCSLADEKIIIISAKIRLDNALSWNEDEYQKVLSSRKNQPLNFRSAGCTFKNPAGFSAGKLLDDCGCKNISVGGAVVSDKHANFILNINNASYSDIVNLIEICRRKVLTLTGINLEQEIKIAAPCFVRQ, encoded by the coding sequence ATGTTATTAACTAGTTTGCAAAATATTAACGAGAATAAGCCATTAAGAGATTTATGCACGCTCGGTGTCGGAGGGAATGCAAAATATTTCGCTGCTCCTGAGTCAGTGAGTGAGTTTGTAAAAATTTTACTGGCTTCAAAAAATGAAAATCTGCCCGTTTATGTAATCGGCGGAGGGAGTAATTTAATTTTTCCTGATTCTATGATTGACGGCCTCGTTATAGCGACTGGGAATTTAAGCGCAATTAACTGGTCAGAAAATTTTATAGAGATTCAATCAGGTTATAAGCTGCCTTTGCTCGTTAAAAATTTTCGTGATAAGAATCTCGGCGGGCTTGAGTTTGCTGCGGGAATTCCCGGAACACTGGGAGGCGCGATTTACGGCAATGCAGGAACGTCAGGACATGGAATTTGCGAACTAGTAGAAAGCGTTTTGACTCTTGACTCAACTGGTAATCTAAAAATTTTCAGTGCAGATGATTTCAGCTTTGAATATCGTAAATGTTCGCTGGCTGACGAGAAAATAATAATAATTTCGGCAAAAATAAGACTCGATAATGCTTTATCATGGAACGAAGACGAATATCAAAAAGTTTTATCGAGCCGGAAAAATCAGCCGTTAAATTTCAGGTCGGCCGGGTGTACGTTTAAGAATCCTGCTGGGTTTTCTGCGGGGAAGTTATTAGATGACTGCGGCTGTAAAAATATTTCTGTCGGCGGTGCTGTAGTATCTGATAAACACGCAAATTTTATATTAAATATTAATAACGCGTCATATTCTGATATAGTTAATTTGATAGAAATTTGCCGCAGAAAAGTTTTGACTCTCACGGGGATAAATTTAGAGCAAGAAATAAAGATTGCTGCCCCGTGCTTTGTGCGACAGTGA